TAAAATAAGTACTGGGTAAATATACTCACCAAGATTAGGCACACGAGACGAAATCACCTAGTTTTTCTTGTCTCTAGGGATTTGATCCCAGGTCTCCGAGATTTGCACCAACTTCATTGACCTCGGCCAACACCCCTGGGTGCTAAGACACCTGAACGCTAATGTTTGAAGTTTGGAGCAAAATTTGGTTATGATATTGACGATTGAGCCATTTATGGTTTGGGGGTGAATGTCCGGAAGACAAGGGAGAAGAACAGAGTGTATTGAACCACTGATTGGTCTTCAAAAGATCCCATGTTGATAATGCGAAACCTGTTTGTATATTTACTTTTGCATCAGAAAATTAATTGGGTGACACTTCTTAGTGttttaatacttattttgaagCTGTATTTCAACATAAAAAATCCTAATAGAAGTTACTATGTGAAAATGTCTCGgaacctggtctagactagctGGTTGAAATAGTTAGACATTCAGCTCCTACAGTTCAAGTATGGGATATTTCTGGTCAGATATTTCCTTAGTAGTTTCTCTGACCTTTAATAATCATTTCCGCTGGATGGTGGAACTGAAGATTGGTCCAACTTCTAGGTGGTTTTACTCAATCTGGATAATCCAACATAACTTCATATATTGTACTACACCGCCTTTTCTATCATGCAATGAGTTACTGAAAGGAATTAATTTGGGATGATagtccaagaaaaaaaatagatagaTTTAAAGAACTTATGTTGAAATGGAGAATTAGAGACCGCATCCCTTTTCTGAAGTGTTACAGTAAAAATTGCAAAATTTGGGATGGTAATCCAGGATGCCGGATTAAGGATTACATATTGTCTAGTTTTAAGCTGGTTTAAATCCCATCCCAGTATCAGAAGATTGATCGAGCATTTTAAGATTTATTTTGTAATATAAGTATCATTGAGTTAATGATTTAGTTAAGTCGTGAAAGAGACTTTTGTCCGCTGTTTTGGCTAATTGATCAACGACAAAGATAGCTCAATAAGCATTTACTCAAAAGTAAGCAATGTTTAAGGCTTCCATAATTGTGCTTAAGGTTGGACAGTCAAATGTATCATGGATTAGGACAATCAACTACTGATCCTCTTGTATGAGGCAGGCATCTATACTTATTTCACAtgcatctagaacttgcctgtACGTTATTTGAGTGTAAGATACTTAGGTCAAAATCTTTTCATGGTTACGATTTATGAACTTTGTTGCAGTCTAATGTTCGCAAAGCAAGAAGAAAGCAGCCAGATCCTCCTTGTGTTGTCTGTAAAGGAAGTGGCAGAGTTGAGTGCTACCATTGCCATGGCAGAGgttcatctctctctctctctctcacacacacacacacacacacagagacaGATACTTACAAACTAAGAACTATGTTTGCACATCTGATGCTATTTGGATCTCATAGtcgtagggatctagtagctcagttggttggctacctgaactctcaccttgttggtgagggttcgaatccccacattgtaatccccttccccatttccccttcccctaccccctatgtaataaaaaacaatttaaaaaaaaaaaaaaaaaaaaagatctcaCAGTCAAAGCTGGTGTAAAAATTTCTTGAGACACTCGAAAACGTAAATGTGTTAGTGTTGCCTTTGAGCTATGGTCTGCTCATCATTGGGTGCTCGAAGTCTTGGTTGGGCTTGATCTGACTTGATTTAGTTTGGAGTACtagaggaaaaggaaaaatttaaaataagataaggATAATGATGCCATAAGGCTTAAAGTACTTCTTTTGATTccctaattatttatgaatttggtaAATAGTGGAAGCTGAACTAGGAGGATATAGCCATATGCTATAACTCCTTAGTAGAAAGTTTATCATGGCCTAACCGTAGATGTCTCCACGTGGCGCTCTCTTTTCTTGGAAGTCAACTATTTTCCCTTCTAATGCATACTTCTATGTGCTCCATGATCTAGTTAATTTTCTTAAGTCAACATCCTATTCGTGTTAGGTCTAATTCCTATTACTTTGGCTGCATATTCCCGTGATACAGGGAGGACTAACTTTGTGGACCTAGATATGCTTCCAAGAGGAGAATGGCCAAAATGGTGAGGTATCAAGCTATTCAATTTCTTCCACATTGTAAATAGTATTACTGGAGCTGCTGGGGATCCCACAATCTAATGCATACTTTGTAGGTGCAAGACTTGTGGTGGAAGTGGGCTTGGCTACTGTTCTCGTTGCCTTGGAACGGGTGAATACCGGTATATAATGGGATTCTCTTTCATGAGACGGGAAACTGATGACCCTGAAGGTAGATATTAGTCAAGCTGACATTGAAATAGGGACAAGTAGTCCGTCAATCTGCTTCTAAGAAGTTAGTTATTGGAATTCAATCTAGATAGGTGATGATCTGGCTTGTTTGGACCTTTTTGCTGCAGTTTGAACCAAACTGCGGATTGATGTTTCCTGGAAGAGCTTCAAACTGCGGAATGATGTTTCCAGGATGATCAAGGTTGAAGCTATACCTAGTGCAGGCACTGGAGCTTATTTAATTGGAATAACTAGAGTGCTACAAAATGCAATTATTAAAAAGAGATGAACATAGTGAAATGATATTTGTGTAGTTAACCTGCTGCTAGAGCTCCACCATTAGGGTGATAGCTTTGCTATATTCTTGTAAACATTGTCTCAGGTGTATCTGTCGACTTTTGGAACTGTGGCTGGAAATATTCCCTATATGTGGAAAATCAAGTTACAATATACTACCTCTTTTCTTTGTTCTGGTTACTACAGTACAAGAATGCTTGTTATCATCACTTTTAATAAAGACCAAAATGAGCTCTATAAACATCCCAATGGCCTCCCAAGGTCTTAAAAAGATTCTTCCCTTGTATTTTCTGTTAAAAGCTATTTCGTTGGGATACAAGATTCTTTGCAGTGGAGGTGTTCCTTAGAATCTTGTCTTACATTGCTCCAACTTGGAGAACCAAAAGTGTCATTTTGATGGAGGTTCAACTCCTCTGGTTACACCCATTTGCCACTTGCTTCCAAAGTTTTAAGTTTTCAAAAATGAACTCCACACTGCTGGAGTTAGCGACAAAGATAAAGCAATCTCTGCTACTTTTATAAGTCGTAGGTACTTTCATCCAAATATTATTTCCGCATTAAGAAATGACTAAATTTCATTAGTTTTAGAACTCTATTCAAATAGCAGTCATATTTCTGAACTTCTGCCATACATGAATCATGAGTCGGCCTTCTCCTGTAAAGCAGTTTTGCTTGAAGATAAAAGCTTCACGAATAACTGTTTCCAAAAAATGTAGCATCTTGTTGAATTTATTCATTCTACCGCTCAAATACATTAACAAAACAGAACCTCTATCTTCATAATCATGGTCAACATGCAAGATACAATCACACCCTTAAATGTACACCCCTCGGTAGGAATTGAACCGCTGAACAGAATATTTAATGGCGAGCTCTCTAGAATTAGTTCCAAAAACTAACAATTGGCGTTCGTCGGAAACTAAACTACAAGGGTTTTCACCAGGcggatgttttttttttttttttacatttctgTATGGTACTATGTTGGCTACAGCAGAGGGTAGGTTGAAATAAATGTAACCCCATCTCGACATCAGTTTTGGTTCGCAATAATCCTTCCTCATCAACTCCTTCCAGCAGTAAGCTCCAATTTGGAAGTAGAATCAGAGATTCCGGATTTTTATACTTGTGAGACAGTCAGTTGCGCCAACTGTTCTGCTTCTTTGCTTCGAAGGACGCTCCATCGTTTAGCATATCTTGCGCATCAGTTTCCATTCCAAGTTTGGAGAGGGCAAGAGCCTGCATATAGAATGAAATAGGCCACTCGGGCAAGCAGACCTGAGCTTGCATAGCATCCCTCAATGCAAGTTCTGGCTGGCCATCCATCAAATACGAGAGGGCTCGCCGCACAAAAACAGTCCCGGAAGGAGCAGGCATCATAGATACTAACTGTGGGGAAAAAGAGTCAAAGAAGTTAGGgctcaaaaaatttcaaacaaGTTAGGCTTTGATCCAGACAAAGTTAGGGCTCAAAATATTACAAACCAGAAGGAGAATAGAATTTGATACACATGAAAAGTGATCCTGGAGTCATTAGTCAACCATAAGAAGAATCATGTTATGTGACGTGAAGAGGAGAGAAAAGagcaaaatatacataacataaacatgTCTCAATGCTAATAAATACAGTACATCTACGCTTCAATCCCAAGTTAGTTGAAGTCAACTATTTTGAGTCCTTGATGATATCCATTCCCATCCATATGAACCCGTTTCTTTCTAATACTTTGACATCTTTTACGAGACAAATTAGGGGTTTTCTGTTACTAGACTAGAAATTTGGGTACATCTTTTTTATGACACAAATATCtagaaaaaatagaaagattTCTGGCAAACATCAGACATAATGTATCAACACAATTAAGCCTTGATCCCAACTAGTTCATACCACCTTTTCTTAGATTTATCGTGTTCTATTATTTGT
This portion of the Lycium ferocissimum isolate CSIRO_LF1 chromosome 1, AGI_CSIRO_Lferr_CH_V1, whole genome shotgun sequence genome encodes:
- the LOC132055426 gene encoding protein BUNDLE SHEATH DEFECTIVE 2, chloroplastic isoform X2 yields the protein MAVITLTYFLNTIRGEAPNLNNGQPSNPKLTPLLSVPKPSWVVRTESNVRKARRKQPDPPCVVCKGSGRVECYHCHGRGRTNFVDLDMLPRGEWPKWCKTCGGSGLGYCSRCLGTGEYRYIMGFSFMRRETDDPEV
- the LOC132055426 gene encoding protein BUNDLE SHEATH DEFECTIVE 2, chloroplastic isoform X1, with the translated sequence MAVITLTYFLNTIRGEAPNLNNGQPSNPKLTPLLSVPKPSWVVRTESNVRKARRKQPDPPCVVCKGSGRVECYHCHGRGRTNFVDLDMLPRGEWPKWCKTCGGSGLGYCSRCLGTGEYRYIMGFSFMRRETDDPEGRY